Below is a genomic region from Candidatus Paceibacterota bacterium.
CGTCGTCGGCGAGGAGGAAACATGTCCAGCAGCGATGGGCTGCGCCTGCACCAAGTCAAGGCCTTGGTAAGCAGCTAGGGGCAAGCGCGTAGCGCCGAGCCCCACAGCCCAGAACACCCGTTACGCCCGAGGCGCACCGCAATGCGGCCCGCAGCCACTGAAGGCACCGCCAATCACGGCAACCCCTCATCCGCCCAGCCAAGAAAGGAGGTCCCGCATGTCTCACGACAGGAGCGTTCATCGCCCGCGGGATGCCGATCAGTAGCATCCTCGCCAACACCTCGCCAACGGCCTGGTAGACGCACACCACTCCACGAGCCATGCTCGGGAGACCTTCGCCCTCGGCCCACGTCGGCCACTGCCCTTTCAAGAAAGTGAGGAGAGCATGAATGCTCGTGATGGTCCCATATCTGTAAACCCCCGCTTGCGGGGGTATTTCATATCTGGATTTTGTATTTCACCCAATGTAAACACATGAAACACTGTGAATCATTGAATTTGCATTTCACCTAACTCGAACCTATGAAACACTGCGAATTTTTCTCGGCGGTTGCCTCGCTGGAGCTCGACGGCGTACAGTGGTACGACGAGAGCGAAGCGTGAGGCAACCCCCGACAAAAAGGCCAGTGCCGCCACACAAGGAAAATATGTTCAAAAAAACAAGCACCGGAACGGTGCTTGTTTTTAAAGAACATATTTACCTTGCATGTCATCTCTGACCACCTTCCCATTTTCCATGGTAATAACGCGTTTCTTGAGTGCATCAATCACCCCCTTATTGTGCGTCGTAAGAATCACCGTCGTCCCCATATCGTTCACCTTCTTCAAGATCTGAACGATATCATAAGTATTCATTGGATCGAGATTTCCTGTTGGCTCATCAGCGACAAGCACATCAGGTTGAGAGACAAGTGCGCGGGCAATCGCAACACGCTGACGCTCTCCACCCGAAAGCTCATGCGGGAAATGGAGCGCTTTTGCTGCAAGGTCGACAAGCTCCAAGACCTGCGGCACATCAGCATGGATTTCATTATCGGTACGCCCAGCGGCTTCGAGCGCAAAAGCAACATTTTCATATGCAGTCTTATTCGGAAGCAACTTGAAGTCCTGAAATATTGTTCCAATCTTGCGACGAAACTCCGGCATCTTCCGTGAAGCAATATGATGTACGTTTTGCTTGCCATAAAGCACAGCACCACTGGTCGGCCTCTCTTCTGCAAGAAGCAGCTTAATAAGGGTCGTTTTGCCTGCTCCTGAATGCCCCACTATTGAGACAAACTCACCCTCGGTAATACCGAGAGAGACATCAGAAACAACAATATTATTACCATAGCGCTTCGTAACGTTATCAAAGTAGATCATAGACAGTAAGACTAGTATAACATGCACTGAGCCTCAAATAAACCCCGATTCTCATAGCACAACATGGCACTATGCTATAATTTATTCATGAAACCGAAGCTGCAGCGCGCATATGATGAGGATCATAACTTCAAAGAGAAACTGTCTTTCAGTGCGCTTGTTGTAAAATACGCACGCGAAGTACCGCCTGGGAGAGTAACAACTTATGGAGCACTTTCGCGCGCTGCAGGAGGAGGAAGCATGGGTGCGCGCAGTATCACCAGCGTACTAGCAAAAGCATGGAACAATGGTGTGCACGATATCCCCTTCCATCGTATCGTCTACTCGGATGGGCGCATATGGATGGACCCGCAATACGAAGCTGAACGCACAAAGCGATACAAGCAGGAGAAAATTGAAATTGTTAATGGGAAAATTAAAGACTTTCAAGAAAAACTTTATGACTTTAATTAAAAATGCACCTTTGGTGCATTTTTACATATCATCATCAATCTCCATACGTCCCGCCCCGCTCGCCAAGTCACGTTCTGCCTCAATGAAATCTGCGATATTCCCTCGT
It encodes:
- the ftsE gene encoding cell division ATP-binding protein FtsE — translated: MIYFDNVTKRYGNNIVVSDVSLGITEGEFVSIVGHSGAGKTTLIKLLLAEERPTSGAVLYGKQNVHHIASRKMPEFRRKIGTIFQDFKLLPNKTAYENVAFALEAAGRTDNEIHADVPQVLELVDLAAKALHFPHELSGGERQRVAIARALVSQPDVLVADEPTGNLDPMNTYDIVQILKKVNDMGTTVILTTHNKGVIDALKKRVITMENGKVVRDDMQGKYVL
- a CDS encoding MGMT family protein, with product MKPKLQRAYDEDHNFKEKLSFSALVVKYAREVPPGRVTTYGALSRAAGGGSMGARSITSVLAKAWNNGVHDIPFHRIVYSDGRIWMDPQYEAERTKRYKQEKIEIVNGKIKDFQEKLYDFN